A stretch of the Alosa alosa isolate M-15738 ecotype Scorff River chromosome 16, AALO_Geno_1.1, whole genome shotgun sequence genome encodes the following:
- the LOC125310014 gene encoding dnaJ homolog subfamily C member 13 isoform X3 translates to MFPLYLQSQPCQKMNVLKDNKDLACFYTTKHSWRGKYKRVFSVGTHGITTYNPTTLEVTNQWPYGDICGIAPVGKGQGTEFNLTFRKGSGKKSETLKFSTEHRTELLTEALRFRTDFSEGKITGRRYNCYKHHWSDTRKQVSLEVTPGGIDQIDPHTNRVICSYDYRSVEGFAEVSDYQGGFCILYGGFSRLHLFASENRDEIIRSAIEHAGNYIGIMLRLRKDPLTFEGFAVERLGKYGSDECITSLAEFVVQKVSPRHSEPIRRILALTETCLVERDPASYNIVTIKPFEEVFALICDQDNPQVFTVEFIRGQIRKYSSTERDSLLASLLDGVRASGNRDVCVKMAPTQRGQRWGLLSMPVDEEVESLHLKFLAAPPNGNFSDAVFRFNANISYSGVLHAVTQDGLFSENKEKLINNAILALLSQEAEMTGPNADLESQFQALRRLVASKAGFQAFTQLPRSGQMAGPELRTFREKLGVKTVKALKRNHNGVTHAAIDMLCALMCPMHDDYDLRQEQLNKASLLSSKKFLENLLEKFISNVDQGTGALVISSLLDFLTFALCAPYSETTEGQQFDMLLEMVASNGRTLFKLFQHPSMAIVKGAGLVMKAIIEEGDKEIATKMQELALSEGALPRHLHTAMFTISSDQRMLTNRQLSRHLVGLWTAENPTALNLLKRILPTGLLAYLDSADPVPEKDVDRMHIRDNVKIATDQYGRNKVPEWQRIAGKAAKEVEKFAKEKTDIVLMHWRDKMGIAQKEQDRNNLNPNQKPVILRKRRQRIKIEANWELFYYRFQNDHARSNLIWNLKTREELRDALEGEMRSFSVDRELGNASVISWNHQEFEVKYECLSDEIKIGDYYLRLLLEEDENEESGAIKRSYEFFNELYHRFLLTPKVAMKCLCLQALTIVYGKCCEEIGPFTDTKYIVGMLERCTDRLERDRLILFLNKLILNKKNVKEVMDSNGVRTLVDLLTLAHLHTSRATVPLQTNVIEAAPDMKRESEKEWYFGNADKERRGPFSYEEMQEFWTNGTLTAKTRCWAQGMDGWRPLQAIPQLKWCLLASGQAVMNETDLATLILNMLITMCSYFPSRDQDNAIIRPLPRVKRLITDNTCLPHIVQLLLTFDPILVEKVANLMYLVMQDNPNLQRLYLTGVFFFIMMYTGSNVLPVARFLKYTHLKQAFKSEEAKGQDIVQRSVLGPVLPEAMVCYLENYEPERFSEIFLGEFDTPEAIWSSEMRRMMIEKIAAHLADFSPRLQSNTRALYQYCPIPVVSYPQLDYELFCNIYYLRHLCDSTRFPNWPIRDPVKLLKDTLEAWKKEVEKKPPSMSVDDAYEVLNLPKGQGQHEESKVRKAYFRLAQKYHPDKNPEGRDIFEKVNKAYEFLCSKSARIVDGPDPENIILILKAQSILFNRHRQELEPYKYAGYPMLIKTITMETGDQQLFSKTSPLLPAAAELAFHTVNCSALNAEELRRENGIEILLEALSRCVAVLTASSKPDDMAVQVCGHICKCYSVAAQFEECREKIIELPNIIRDVCHVLFYGKGLPRLASLAVQCVSSFAVDFFLQTHLYHAGVLWHLVPPLFNYDYTLEESGVQANQDTNQQEVANSLAKLSLVSLARLGGYGSMAAITAGTGDHEEGQPNGLDGPGGAPPENPTVRKSLAAMLTPYISRKLATGAPAEVLKLLNSNSENPYLIWNNGTRAELLEFLEEQQEGNIKRGECDKNFGAEFVFSDHGKELIVGEIFVRVYNEQPAFPLEYPKAFAASLLDYVGSQAQYLHTLLAMTQTSKVESQQHAQRLRWAEMALEALRNVIKNNPGSETECIGHFKLLFSLLRVHGAGKVQQLALEVINTVTSNQDCVSNIAESLVLSNLLVLLHSLPSSRQLVLETLYALTSNTKIVKEAMGKGALIYLLDLFCNSTHPQVRSQTAELFSKMTSDKLVGPKVRLTLMRFLPGVFMDAMRDNAEAAVHIFEGTHENPELIWNDGSRETVSTTVREMMLEHFKQQKDNPDVNWRLPEDFTVPYAAGQGELEVGGVYLRIFIAQPGWVLRKPRDFLVSLLETLTTLLEKNNPNGEALETVTTAAVCLFSTQTQLADQVPPLGHLPRILAALNHKNNAVPKSSIRLIHVLSDNELCVRSMSALETIGPLMSGMKVRADMAGLACEALNRMFQKEQTELVAQALRVELVPYLLRLLEGIGLETLDNPSAIKAQIVKALKSMTRSLQYGDQVNDILSRSTVWSAFKDQKHDLFISESQAAGYLTGPGVAGYLTAGTGATVMPNVPPPVDNDVGDLG, encoded by the exons CACCTGTTTGCGTCAGAGAACCGTGATGAGATCATCCGCAGTGCCATCGAGCATGCCGGCAACTACATCGGCATCATGCTCCGGCTGCGTAAGGACCCGCTCACGTTTGAGGGCTTCGCCGTCGAGCGCCTCGGCAAGTACGGCTCGGACGAGTGCATCACCTCGCTGGCCGAGTTCGTGGTGCAGAAGGTCTCCCCTCGACACTCG GAACCTATAAGGAGGATCCTGGCCCTCACAGAGACATGCCTTGTTgaaagagaccctgcctcttaCAACATTGTCACCATCAAGCCCTTTGAAGAG GTGTTTGCGCTGATCTGCGACCAAGACAACCCTCAAGTGTTTACCGTGGAGTTCATCAGAGGACAGATCCGCAAATACAGCTCCACAGAaag AGACTCTCTGCTGGCGAGCCTGCTGGATGGGGTGCGTGCGTCGGGGAACCgggacgtgtgtgtgaagatggCGCCCACCCAGCGAGGACAGCGCTGGGGCCTGCTCAGCATGCCCGTGGACGAGGAGGTGGAGAGCCTGCACCTCAAGTTTCTGGCCGCCCCACCCA ATGGGAACTTCAGTGACGCTGTGTTCAGATTCAACGCCAACATCTCCTACAGTGGGGTGCTTCACGCCGTCACCcaagat GGTCTGTTTTCTGAGAACAAGGAGAAGCTCATCAACAATGCCATCCTGGCGCTGCTGTCCCAGGAGGCCGAGATGACCGGGCCCAACGCTGACCTGGAGAGCCAGTTCCAGGCCCTGCGCCGGCTGGTGGCCTCCAAAGCTGGCTTCCAGGCCTTCACCCAGCTGCCCCG GTCTGGTCAGATGGCTGGGCCGGAGCTTCGAAC aTTTCGTGAAAAGCTTGGAGTGAAGACCGTAAAGGCCTTGAAAAGAAACCACAACGGCGTAACCCATGCTGCCATTGACATGCTGTGTGCACTTATGTGT CCCATGCATGATGACTATGACCTCAGACAAGAGCAACTGAACAAAGCCTCCCTACTCTCCTCCAAGAAGTTTCTGGAAAATCTGCTGGAGAAGTTTATCAGCAATGTG gatCAAGGTACAGGTGCTCTGGTCATCAGTTCCCTGCTGGACTTCCTGACCTTTGCCCTGTGTGCGCCGTACAGTGAGACCACCGAGGGTCAGCAGTTTGACATGCTGCTGGAGATGGTGGCCTCGAACGGACGCACCCTCTTCAAACtattccag CACCCTTCCATGGCTATTGTAAAGGGAGCAGGCCTGGTCATGAAGGCCATTATTGAG gaagGAGATAAGGAAATCGCCACTAAGATGCAGGAGCTGGCCCTGAGTGAGGGAGCTCTGCCCCGCCACCTGCACACAGCCATGTTCACCATCAGCTCAGACCAGAGGATGCTCACCAACAG GCAATTGAGTCGTCATCTGGTTGGCCTGTGGACAGCGGAAAATCCCACGGCCTTGAACCTCCTGAAGCGGATCCTG CCCACAGGTTTACTGGCCTATTTGGACAGCGCAGACCCCGTCCCAGAGAAGGATGTCGATCGCATGCACATCCGTGATAACGTCAAAATAGCCACG GATCAGTACGGGCGCAACAAGGTGCCCGAGTGGCAGCGGATAGCTGGCAAAGCTGCCAAAGAGGTGGAGAAGTTTGCCAAGGAGAAGACCGACATCGTGCTCATGCACTGGCGAGACAAGATGGGCATCGCTCAGAAAGAG CAGGACAGGAATAACCTG AACCCCAACCAAAAACCAGTCATCCTCAGGAAGAGAAGACAGAGGATCAAGATCGAAGCCAACTGGGAGCTCTTTTACTACAG GTTTCAGAATGACCACGCGCGCTCCAACCTCATCTGGAACCTGAAGACGCGTGAGGAGCTGCGCGATGCCCTGGAGGGCGAGATGCGCTCCTTCAGCGTGGACCGCGAGCTGGGCAATGCCAGCGTCATTTCCTGGAACCATCAGGAGTTCGAG GTGAAGTACGAGTGCCTCTCAGATGAGATAAAGATTGGTGATTATTACCTGCGGCTGCTCCTGGAGGAAGATGAGAATGAGGAGTCTGGGGCCATCAAGAGATC GTACGAGTTCTTTAATGAGCTCTACCACCGTTTCCTGCTCACACCCAAAGTCGCCATGAAGTGCCTGTGTCTGCAGGCTCTGACCATAGTCTACGGTAAATGCTGCGAGGAGATTGGACCGTTCACCGACACCAAATATATTGTGGGCATGCTTGAGCGG TGTACTGATCGACTGGAAAGAGACAGGCTGATCCTGTTCCTCAACAAACTCATACTGAACAAG AAAAATGTGAAGGAGGTGATGGACTCTAACGGTGTCAGGACCCTGGTGGACTTGCTTACCCTTGCACACCTGCACACTAGCCGAGCCACTGTGCCTCTacag ACTAACGTTATTGAAGCTGCTCCtgacatgaagagagagagtgagaaggaatGGTACTTTGGGAATGCTGACAAAGAAAGAAGAGGACCCTTCAGCTATGAAGAa ATGCAGGAGTTCTGGACCAACGGCACACTGACAGCCAAGACGCGTTGCTGGGCGCAGGGCATGGACGGTTGGCGCCCCCTTCAGGCCATCCCGCAGCTAAAGTGGTGCCTGCTGGCCTCAGGGCAGGCCGTCATGAACGAGACTGACCTGGCCACGCTCATCCTTAACATGCTCATCACCATGTGCTCCTACTTCCCTAGcag AGACCAGGATAACGCCATCATCAGGCCGTTACCCAGAGTCAAGAGGCTGATCACCGACAACACCTGCCTGCCTCACATTGTCCAG CTGCTGCTCACCTTTGACCCCATCCTGGTGGAGAAAGTGGCCAACCTGATGTACCTGGTGATGCAAGACAACCCCAACCTGCAGAGGCTCTACCTCACCGGggtcttcttcttcatcatgATGTACACGGGCTCCAACGTGCTACCGGTGGCCAG GTTTTTGAAGTACACCCATCTGAAGCAGGCCTTCAAGTCAGAGGAG GCTAAAGGTCAGGACATAGTGCAGCGCAGTGTGTTGGGCCCAGTGCTGCCTGAGGCTATGGTGTGCTACCTGGAGAACTACGAGCCGGAGCGCTTCTCTGAAATCTTCCTGGgagagtttgacacccctgaggCCATCTGGAGCAGtgagatgag GCGGATGATGATTGAGAAGATTGCTGCtcacctggctgacttcagccCTCGTCTTCAGAGCAACACGCGAGCGCTCTACCAGTACTGCCCCATCCCTGTGGTCAGCTACCCTCAGCTGGACTACGAGCTCTTCTGCAACATCTACTACCTCAGGCACCTCTGCGACTCCACACGCTTCCCCAACTGGCCCATACGCGACCCT gTGAAGCTGCTGAAGGACACTTTGGAGGCCTGGAAGAAGGAGGTAGAGAAGAAGCCTCCCTCTATGTCTGTGGACGACGCCTACGAGGTGCTTAACCTCCCCAAAGGACAGGGCCA GCACGAAGAGAGTAAAGTGAGGAAGGCCTACTTCCGCCTGGCCCAGAAATACCATCCAGACAAGAACCCAGAGGGCAGG GACATCTTTGAGAAAGTGAACAAGGCCTATGAGTTCCTCTGTTCCAAGTCGGCGCGCATCGTTGATGGGCCTGACCCGGAGAACATCATTCTCATCCTCAAAGCCCAAAGCATCCTCTTCAACAGACATCGCCAAG AACTGGAGCCCTACAAGTATGCCGGCTACCCCATGCTGATCAAGACCATCACCATGGAGACGGGTGACCAGCAGCTGTTTTCCAAGACGTCGCCCTTATTGCCGGCGGCAGCAGAGCTGGCCTTCCACACGGTCAACTGCTCCGCCCTCAACGCTGAGGAACTGCGCCGGGAGAATGGCATTGAG ATTTTGCTGGAGGCGCTGTCTCGTTGTGTTGCCGTATTGACCGCCTCCAGCAAGCCTGATGACATGGCTGTCCAG GTGTGCGGGCACATCTGTAAGTGCTACAGTGTGGCGGCTCAGTTTGAGGAGTGCAGGGAGAAGATCATTGAGCTGCCCAATATCATTAGGGACGTCTGTCATGTGTTGTTCTACGGCAAG GGCCTGCCTCGCCTGGCCTCCCTGGCGGTGCAGTGCGTCAGCTCCTTCGCCGTGGACTTCTTCCTGCAGACGCACCTGTACCACGCCGGCGTGCTGTGGCACCTGGTGCCGCCGCTCTTCAACTACGACTACACGCTGGAGGAGAGCGGCGTGCAGGCCAACCAGGACACCAACCAGCAGGAGGTGGCCAACAGCCTGGCCAAGCTCAGCCTGGTGTCGCTGGCCCGCCTGGGCGGCTACGGCAGCATGGCGGCCATCACCGCCGGCACGGGCGACCACGAAGAGGGGCAGCCCAACGGCCTGGACGGCCCGGGGGGGGCGCCGCCGGAGAACCCTACCGTCCGCAAGAGCCTGGCGGCCATGCTGACGCCCTACATCTCCCGCAAGCTTGCCACTGGAGCACCTGCGGAG GTGCTGAAGCTGCTCAACAGTAACTCGGAGAACCCATACCTGATCTGGAACAACGGAACCCGTGCAGAGCTGCTAGAGTTCctggaggagcagcaggagggcAACATCAAgagg GGCGAGTGTGATAAGAACTTTGGTGCTGAGTTTGTGTTCAGTGATCATGGCAAAGAGCTGATCGTTGGAGAAATCTTTGTTCGTGTTTACAACGAGCAGCCGGCCTTCCCTCTGGAG TACCCCAAGGCGTTTGCGGCCAGCCTGCTGGACTATGTGGGCTCCCAGGCCCAGTACCTGCACACGCTGCTGGCCATGACCCAGACCAGCAAGGTGGAGTCGCAGCAGCACGCCCAGAGGCTGCGCTGGGCGGAGATGGCCCTGGAGGCCCTCCGGAACGTCATCAAGAACAACCCTG GCTCAGAGACGGAGTGCATTGGTCACTTCAagctgctcttctccctgctgCGGGTGCACGGGGCAGGCAAGGTGCAGCAGCTGGCCCTGGAG GTTATCAACACTGTGACTTCCAATCAGGACTGCGTCAGCAACATTGCAGAGTCGTTGGTTCTGTCCAACCTGCTTGTGCTGCTGCACTCCCTGCCCTCCA GCAGACAGCTTGTTTTGGAAACTCTGTACGCTCTCACCTCCAACACTAAGATTGTCAAAGAGGCCATGGGCAAGG GTGCGCTCATCTACCTGCTGGACCTCTTCTGTAACTCCACTCACCCGCAGGTGCGCTCGCAGACCGCCGAGCTCTTCTCCAAGATGACCTCAGACAAGCTTGTGGGACCAAAG GTGCGTCTGACTCTGATGCGTTTCCTGCCGGGTGTGTTCATGGACGCGATGCGGGACAACGCGGAGGCAGCCGTGCACATCTTCGAGGGGACGCACGAGAACCCCGAGCTCATCTGGAATGACGGCTCACGCGAGACCGTCTCCACCACTGTCAGAGAGATGATGCTGGA GCACTTTAAACAGCAGAAAGATAACCCAGATGTCAACTGGAGG ctgCCGGAGGACTTCACGGTCCCTTACGCAGCGGGGCAGGGGGAGCTGGAGGTGGGAGGAGTCTACCTTAGAATCTTCATCGCTCAGCCGGGCTGGGTGCTGCGCAAGCCTCGAGACTTCCTGGTATCCCTACTGGAGACCCTCACCACACTGCTGGAGAAGAACAACCCCAAC GGCGAGGCCTTGGAGACGGTCACCACGGCAGCAGTGTGTTTATTCAGCACGCAGACGCAGCTGGCTGATCAGGTGCCTCCTCTGGGTCACCTGCCACGGATCTTAGCCGCACTCAACCACAAGAACAATGCCGTTCCCAAGAGCTCCATTCGCCTCATACACGTGCTGTCTGACAATGAG TTGTGTGTGCGCTCCATGTCAGCTCTGGAGACGATTGGTCCTCTGATGAGTGGGATGAAGGTGCGGGCCGACATGGCTGGTCTGGCCTGTGAGGCCCTCAACCGCATGTTCCAGAAAGAGCAGACTGAGCTTGTGGCTCAG gccttACGGGTGGAGCTGGTGCCCTACCTGTTGCGTCTGCTGGAGGGGATCGGGCTGGAGACGCTGGACAACCCCTCAGCCATTAAAGCCCAAATCGTCAAAGCCCTCAAGTCCATGACCAGGAGCCTCCAATATGGAGACCAG GTGAATGATATCCTTTCTCGTTCCACTGTGTGGAGTGCCTTCAAAGACCAGAAACATGACCTCTTCATCTCAGAATCGCAGGCTGCTGGATACCTGACAG GTCCAGGAGTGGCAGGCTACCTGACTGCAGGTACTGGAGCCACTGTGATGCCTAATGTCCCTCCCCCGGTGGACAATGATGTTGGAGACCTGGGTTGA